DNA from Flavobacteriales bacterium:
ATCTCGGTTTCGTCAATGATGTCATCGCGAAGCAGGTAACTCAGCTCAGGAACATGAATGGATTCGACCTCGTGCTGGTCTGGAATAAGCAATGGTGGCTTGCTCAAGATGCCCAGAACCGGGTGAACCAGAAAATTGCTTGGCGGAATGTAAAGCTGCGTCAATTGGCCTATCACCCGAACCTCATCGGGTTTGATATTCACTTCTTCTTCCGCTTCGCGAAGGGCAGTTTGAATGATATCAGCATCCTTCTCCTCTACTTTCCCTCCAGGAAAACTGATCTGTCCGCTGTGTGTACCAATGTAATCGGGGCGTTTCATCAGCACGGTGCGTATCACTCCATTATCGGGATAAAGCGCAATGAGCACCGCTCCCACCTTGGCATTCTTCACATCCATATTAAAGGATGCAGCTGCCTTGGCGCGAAGTCCGCTGGCCATTTTCAGCTGCGCAACAAGTCCTGGCAAGGGCGTTGCCATCCGCTCAGACAATCGTGCTGTTAACTCATCCATCATGATGGGCAAATTTGGGGATTTGTTACTGGTTATTGGTTATTAGATCGACTTCATCAGAAAATCCTCCGCCTCGTTCCTTGGCACCTCCTTTGCAAAGGAGGATGGAGGCCGTGCGGACTGGAAAGCTCAGTAATAGAATGATGCTGTTCTGGGTTTCTGCCTTCCATCAAATCAACCCACTGAGCCCCGTCCCCCTTCTAAAGGGGGTGCCCGAAGGGCGGGGGATTCTGGTGGGGATTTCCAACTCCAAGAAAAATCCTCCGTGCAAATCTGAAAACTCAATAATGGAACGCTTGTGAGGAACTAAATTAGCCGACCTTTGTTCCTAATAACTGAATCATCACAGATCTTCAAGTTTTTCGAAAACCTTGAAGATCTTAACTGCAACACATGGCATCTTACGGACCCGAACATTTAAAACCGACATTCTACCTAGACAGCGACAACCCCGAAGTTGTTGCATTTGCCAAGAAAAGCATTGGCGAT
Protein-coding regions in this window:
- a CDS encoding CoA pyrophosphatase, whose translation is MMDELTARLSERMATPLPGLVAQLKMASGLRAKAAASFNMDVKNAKVGAVLIALYPDNGVIRTVLMKRPDYIGTHSGQISFPGGKVEEKDADIIQTALREAEEEVNIKPDEVRVIGQLTQLYIPPSNFLVHPVLGILSKPPLLIPDQHEVESIHVPELSYLLRDDIIDETEIVLSTGFKLKTPSFKVDGHIVWGATAMIIAELKELMIEAGM